The following proteins are encoded in a genomic region of Gossypium hirsutum isolate 1008001.06 chromosome D05, Gossypium_hirsutum_v2.1, whole genome shotgun sequence:
- the LOC107907221 gene encoding ras-related protein RHN1: MARTSNKNVQAKLVLLGDVGTGKTSLVLRFVKGQFSDFQESTIGAAFFTQVLSLNEATVKFDIWDTAGQERYHSLAPMYYRGAAAAIVVYDITNLESFERAKKWVQELQRRGNPNLIMFLVANKVDLEEKRAVGNEEGEVYAKENGLTFMETSAKTAQNVSELFYEIAKRLAKAAPSRTGGMKLHSRRQESGRRLFCCSS, encoded by the exons ATGGCAAGAACAAGCAACAAGAACGTACAAGCCAAGCTG GTACTGCTTGGGGACGTGGGAACTGGGAAAACAAGCTTGGTTTTGAGATTTGTCAAAGGCCAATTTTCTGATTTTCag GAATCCACAATTGGAGCTGCCTTCTTCACTCAGGTTCTGTCTCTAAACGAAGCCACGGTTAAGTTTGATATATGGGACACAGCAGGACAGGAGAGATACCATAGCTTGGCTCCTATGTACTATCGAGGTGCCGCAGCTGCCATCGTGGTCTACGATATCACAAACTTG GAATCCTTTGAGCGTGCCAAAAAATGGGTTCAAGAACTGCAAAGACGAG GAAATCCGAATCTGATAATGTTCTTGGTAGCAAACAAGGTCGACCTGGAAGAAAAGAGAGCGGTGGGAAATGAG GAAGGTGAAGTATATGCCAAAGAAAATGGTTTGACTTTCATGGAAACATCTGCAAAGACGGCACAGAATGTCAGCGAACTCTTCTACGAAATAG CAAAGAGGTTGGCAAAAGCTGCTCCTTCTCGGACAGGTGGAATGAAATTGCATAGCCGACGGCAAGAAAGCGGAAGAAGGCTATTCTGTTGCTCCTCGTGA